The Persephonella sp. IF05-L8 genome contains a region encoding:
- a CDS encoding beta-propeller fold lactonase family protein, with translation MKLKQALFTGKFLALTMAGTVMFSCSDGGGGGTAGSTDVTVQSEGSVRLGVVEGATVEIYEIGDDGKPVLKWTEQSSGGNSLGEIGKFNLHADELDPNKVYLYVANGGQDWDVNNDGIKDSNPTPNKGKIRALATGEEIKMLGNDFTLSPLSELIAEKTLPDLTESSLKGTYNPTDFAEKLDNTAKELVDDINNDGVVDNIDALVFDPANEEAKNKVKAPFKGHVDDIANDIRDGKLPLLSANPVLDEKDTGGNAKNAAASPDGKYAYVINDDGKMNVFDISNPENMEQKNSSPVDTGVATPEDLKPSTDGEYAYLAGGNDGVAMLDLDDNNDGEKIDPKNLITIDPDGDTTKGSAKALDVVNDGTNDYVVVADGDEGIALLKADPANTGNELTSIETKPTGTTSDANDVATSKDGKYAYVADGENGLVTFKIDSNDENGDGNKLENLNTDDTLEYGKAQAVAVSPDGKYVYVTVQEDNPDPAQAKAYLLTYGLCNPEDPVLLNVEDLPKGSTPSDIVVSPEKEKLFIPDGDNGLISADISDPSKPEVDGFVNTDGSVNGVALKDNGTYAIVTDNDKGVKSIATDLIPPIVLGYASTYAAIDLTETKDKLYSLIADAYCGLRIADVSDPSNPEILNDCVWDTGKYANSVAVSNDGNTAYVATSAGGVDIYDVSDKKAPNNVGNIPVKSAGDACINEAINCDAAHDVYLDENRGLIFVAEGTAGLRIFSISDNSEVGSLDDGDTSAASGNDIRTVELTPDGQKAILGDIKRGIIIVDVSDPANPREEQVIPTGIGLQDSVAINGNYIYVAAGENGVRVFDATSYNEVSNLSYKENDMEVIFANAVKISSDGKVAFVSDVEKGLVILNISDPANPVVLGMLDTPGESYSSVIDGDKSIGFVADGSKGLLLLDVSSFK, from the coding sequence ATGAAGTTAAAACAAGCATTATTTACGGGAAAGTTCCTTGCCTTAACAATGGCAGGAACTGTGATGTTTAGTTGTAGTGATGGAGGTGGAGGAGGTACGGCTGGAAGTACAGATGTTACAGTGCAATCTGAAGGAAGCGTTAGACTTGGAGTTGTAGAAGGTGCTACAGTTGAAATTTATGAAATTGGAGATGATGGAAAACCTGTTTTAAAATGGACAGAACAATCTTCTGGTGGTAATTCCCTCGGTGAAATAGGAAAATTCAATCTACATGCAGATGAATTAGACCCTAATAAAGTGTATTTATATGTAGCCAATGGAGGACAGGACTGGGATGTGAATAATGACGGTATAAAAGATAGTAATCCAACTCCTAATAAAGGTAAAATCAGAGCTTTAGCTACAGGTGAAGAGATTAAAATGTTAGGTAATGATTTTACATTATCACCTCTTAGTGAACTAATTGCAGAAAAGACCTTACCTGATTTAACCGAAAGTTCTTTAAAAGGAACTTATAATCCTACAGATTTTGCAGAAAAGTTGGATAACACAGCCAAAGAATTAGTTGATGATATTAATAATGATGGAGTAGTAGATAATATTGATGCTCTGGTATTTGACCCTGCAAACGAAGAAGCTAAGAATAAAGTAAAGGCACCTTTTAAAGGACATGTTGATGATATTGCCAATGATATAAGAGATGGTAAATTACCTCTTCTTTCTGCAAATCCTGTTCTTGATGAAAAAGATACAGGTGGAAATGCAAAAAATGCAGCAGCATCTCCAGATGGAAAATATGCTTATGTCATTAATGATGATGGAAAAATGAATGTATTTGATATTTCTAACCCTGAAAATATGGAGCAAAAAAATTCATCTCCTGTAGATACTGGAGTTGCTACACCTGAAGATTTAAAACCTTCAACAGATGGTGAATATGCTTACCTGGCAGGTGGAAATGATGGAGTTGCAATGCTTGACCTTGATGATAATAATGATGGAGAGAAAATTGACCCTAAAAACCTAATTACAATAGACCCAGATGGAGATACTACAAAAGGTTCAGCAAAAGCCCTTGATGTTGTTAATGATGGAACAAATGATTATGTTGTGGTTGCTGATGGAGATGAAGGAATTGCACTTCTTAAAGCCGACCCAGCAAATACAGGAAATGAATTAACAAGTATAGAAACAAAACCAACAGGTACAACTTCAGATGCAAATGATGTTGCTACATCTAAAGATGGTAAATATGCTTACGTTGCAGATGGAGAAAATGGTCTTGTAACATTCAAAATTGACTCTAATGATGAAAATGGAGACGGGAATAAACTTGAAAATCTAAACACAGATGACACCTTAGAATACGGGAAAGCACAGGCAGTGGCAGTTTCTCCAGATGGAAAATATGTCTATGTAACGGTTCAGGAAGACAACCCTGACCCAGCTCAAGCAAAAGCTTATCTTTTAACCTATGGCCTATGTAATCCTGAAGACCCTGTTCTGTTAAATGTTGAAGACCTTCCAAAAGGAAGCACTCCATCAGATATTGTAGTTTCTCCAGAAAAAGAAAAATTATTTATACCTGATGGAGATAATGGGTTAATCTCTGCAGATATATCTGACCCATCAAAACCAGAAGTTGATGGTTTTGTAAATACAGATGGTTCTGTAAATGGAGTTGCTTTAAAGGATAATGGAACCTATGCAATAGTTACGGATAATGACAAAGGGGTAAAATCTATAGCGACAGACCTTATTCCACCTATCGTTCTTGGATATGCAAGCACTTATGCAGCTATTGACCTTACTGAAACAAAAGACAAACTTTATTCATTGATAGCTGATGCTTATTGTGGTCTTAGAATTGCCGATGTAAGTGACCCGTCAAATCCAGAAATACTTAATGATTGTGTATGGGACACAGGTAAATATGCAAATAGCGTTGCTGTAAGTAATGACGGGAATACAGCTTATGTGGCAACTTCAGCAGGTGGTGTGGATATATATGATGTATCAGATAAAAAAGCACCTAATAATGTGGGTAATATTCCTGTTAAAAGTGCCGGAGATGCATGTATAAATGAGGCAATAAATTGTGATGCTGCACATGATGTTTATTTAGATGAAAACAGAGGGCTTATTTTTGTTGCTGAGGGAACAGCAGGATTGAGAATTTTCAGTATTTCTGATAATTCTGAAGTGGGAAGTCTTGATGATGGAGATACTTCTGCTGCAAGTGGAAATGACATAAGAACTGTTGAACTCACACCTGATGGACAAAAAGCTATTCTTGGAGATATTAAGAGAGGAATTATCATAGTTGATGTTTCTGACCCAGCTAATCCACGAGAGGAACAGGTAATTCCTACCGGAATAGGACTTCAGGACAGTGTAGCAATAAATGGGAACTATATATATGTTGCTGCAGGAGAGAATGGAGTTAGAGTGTTTGACGCAACTTCTTATAATGAAGTAAGTAATCTTTCTTATAAGGAAAATGATATGGAAGTTATATTTGCAAATGCCGTTAAGATTTCTTCAGATGGAAAAGTGGCTTTTGTATCTGATGTTGAAAAAGGTCTTGTAATCCTAAACATATCAGACCCAGCCAATCCTGTGGTTCTGGGAATGCTTGATACACCAGGAGAGTCTTATTCTTCTGTTATTGATGGGGATAAATCTATTGGATTTGTGGCTGATGGCTCAAAAGGTCTACTACTTCTTGATGTATCTTCATTTAAATAA
- a CDS encoding dual specificity protein phosphatase, with amino-acid sequence MIRWITDYLGGSRAPELEELKTWKEEGVDIIINLLKGDYGDFIAQKQKEMGFEVIRIPFDMYQIIPEEDFLAVYQYIDEIKDNKKVVVHCKYGQARSGTFLAGYLIHSGKSYEEALNTVMAKGFQPSTFHQINFLQNLAKRK; translated from the coding sequence ATGATACGCTGGATTACAGATTATCTTGGGGGCAGCAGAGCCCCTGAGTTAGAAGAGCTAAAAACCTGGAAAGAAGAAGGGGTTGATATAATTATAAACCTGCTGAAAGGAGATTACGGCGATTTTATTGCCCAAAAACAAAAAGAAATGGGATTTGAGGTTATAAGAATTCCTTTTGATATGTATCAGATTATTCCAGAAGAAGATTTCCTGGCTGTTTATCAGTATATTGATGAGATAAAAGACAATAAAAAAGTGGTTGTCCACTGCAAATACGGACAGGCAAGAAGCGGAACATTTCTGGCAGGTTATCTTATACACTCCGGCAAAAGCTATGAAGAAGCTTTAAACACAGTAATGGCAAAAGGATTTCAGCCTTCAACTTTTCATCAGATTAACTTTCTACAAAATCTTGCAAAGAGAAAATGA
- the gltX gene encoding glutamate--tRNA ligase: MVRVRFAPSPTGYLHLGNARTALFNYIYARHTGGKLVLRIEDTDKERSKKEYEEMLIDDLKWLGIEWDEGPDVGGDYGPYRQSERTEIYNEYVEKLKESGHIYKCFCTPEELEEERKKALAEGRPPRYSGKCRNLTPEEIKKYEEEGKPYVWRFRVPDGEYIVFEDLIKGTVEINVDEFGDFVIVRSDGSPVYNFVVVVDDALMEITHVIRGEDHLSNTPKQILIYRALGFTEPKFAHLPIILGEDRSKLSKRHGAVSVRAFRDDGYVSEAMFNGLALLGWHPKGDNEVLSKEEIIAEFDIEDVHNAPAVFDRAKLKWLNGVYIREKLDLEDLTRRAIPFFEGFGYKADFEYYKKVMEAIRDSLETLMDIEERAKPFFVDDFHYSEEGKKFLEDESGYKVVQLFYEKIKDRNQITKEDFKKITKEIQKELGVKGKGLFMPIRVALTGETSGVDIATLVEVIGIERVKHRLQRALEYFG; the protein is encoded by the coding sequence GTGGTAAGAGTAAGGTTTGCACCAAGCCCAACAGGATATTTACATCTGGGGAATGCCAGAACAGCCCTGTTTAATTACATATATGCCAGACATACAGGGGGAAAACTTGTTCTAAGAATTGAGGATACTGACAAAGAAAGGTCAAAAAAAGAATACGAAGAGATGCTAATAGATGACCTTAAATGGCTTGGAATTGAATGGGACGAGGGCCCAGATGTAGGTGGAGATTACGGACCTTACAGACAATCTGAAAGAACAGAAATTTATAACGAGTATGTTGAAAAGTTAAAAGAAAGTGGACATATATATAAATGCTTCTGTACCCCTGAAGAACTTGAGGAAGAAAGAAAAAAAGCACTTGCAGAAGGAAGACCTCCAAGATACTCAGGAAAATGTAGAAACCTTACACCTGAGGAAATAAAAAAATACGAAGAGGAAGGCAAACCTTACGTATGGAGATTTAGGGTGCCTGATGGGGAATATATTGTCTTTGAAGATTTAATAAAAGGAACAGTTGAGATAAATGTTGATGAGTTTGGTGATTTTGTGATAGTCAGGTCTGATGGCTCACCTGTTTACAATTTTGTAGTTGTTGTTGATGATGCTCTGATGGAAATTACCCATGTGATAAGGGGAGAAGACCATTTATCCAATACCCCAAAACAAATCCTTATTTACAGGGCTCTGGGATTTACAGAGCCTAAATTTGCCCATCTGCCGATTATTTTAGGAGAAGATAGAAGTAAGTTATCCAAAAGACATGGTGCTGTTTCAGTCCGAGCATTTAGAGATGACGGATATGTTTCAGAAGCAATGTTCAATGGGCTTGCCCTCCTTGGCTGGCATCCAAAAGGAGATAATGAGGTTTTATCAAAAGAAGAAATAATTGCTGAATTTGACATAGAAGATGTTCATAATGCCCCTGCTGTTTTTGATAGGGCAAAACTAAAATGGCTTAATGGTGTTTATATCAGGGAAAAATTAGACCTTGAAGACCTTACCAGAAGAGCTATTCCATTTTTTGAGGGATTTGGCTATAAGGCAGATTTTGAGTATTACAAAAAGGTAATGGAAGCTATCAGAGATAGTCTTGAAACATTAATGGATATAGAAGAAAGGGCAAAACCATTCTTTGTTGATGATTTCCATTACTCAGAAGAAGGCAAAAAATTCCTTGAGGATGAAAGTGGATATAAGGTAGTCCAGTTATTTTATGAAAAAATAAAGGATAGAAATCAAATAACCAAAGAGGATTTCAAAAAAATCACAAAGGAAATTCAAAAAGAGCTTGGAGTAAAAGGAAAAGGATTATTTATGCCAATTAGAGTGGCACTTACAGGGGAAACCTCAGGTGTAGATATTGCAACATTGGTGGAAGTTATAGGTATAGAAAGGGTAAAACACAGACTACAAAGAGCTTTGGAGTATTTTGGATGA
- a CDS encoding YIP1 family protein, producing the protein MMFIFKLIFKPSEYWPEFEKDKNSWQEYFFKYALTFGLIGPVLSFISLKDISFQKAIIYAPATYIADMTVLFVFSFLTAKLLRMDFSTIMKFYILVNIPIWLSDVFDIYQPLRVLSNIGFLYSFYLLYTGLKFFKKEKYILPVFVIHLVLYVLNAVLSEVIATNPILKKMIKILTF; encoded by the coding sequence ATGATGTTTATATTTAAGCTAATTTTTAAACCTTCAGAATACTGGCCAGAATTTGAAAAGGATAAAAATAGCTGGCAGGAGTATTTTTTTAAATATGCCTTAACTTTCGGCCTGATTGGGCCTGTTCTGTCTTTTATTAGCCTTAAAGATATTTCTTTCCAGAAAGCTATTATTTATGCACCTGCAACTTATATAGCAGATATGACCGTTTTGTTTGTTTTTTCTTTTTTAACTGCAAAACTGCTGAGGATGGATTTTTCCACTATTATGAAGTTTTATATTCTGGTTAATATTCCAATATGGCTGTCTGATGTTTTTGATATATACCAGCCATTACGGGTTTTAAGCAATATAGGATTTTTGTATAGTTTTTACCTTTTGTACACAGGTTTAAAATTTTTCAAAAAAGAGAAATATATCTTGCCTGTTTTTGTTATTCATTTAGTTTTGTATGTATTAAATGCTGTTTTATCTGAAGTAATAGCCACAAATCCAATTCTAAAAAAAATGATAAAAATCTTAACCTTTTAA